From Triticum urartu cultivar G1812 chromosome 2, Tu2.1, whole genome shotgun sequence, a single genomic window includes:
- the LOC125540782 gene encoding receptor-like protein 15, protein MGCYLLWRCLFVVLSVVCPMFLSSSGCLMEERAALMDIRSWLVNAESKVPSSWGDGGDCCSWERITCDNTTHRVSHLNLFQIYQENLQYSEDECPNLNLTIFSSFRELQLLNFSGHYACLQNFEGLQGLSKLKYLDLSYNSFQGGGIPGSVGKLVSLEVINLNGNNIGGTLHSTDFRNLRNLRELHLGSSQLRGSLPASIFALPRLEYLDLSYNLFEGHIPINLSRNLRLRELYLTFNRLSGGLPASLFALPRLEYLDLSENLFQGHILTNSSWNLRELHLGSNQLSGTLPASVFALSCLEYLDLSENLLQGHIPINSSWKCTSSLHTIRLSENRLSGQFDFFWLRNCTKLKEIDLSRNTDLVVQVKMHGWVPKFQLNTLRLSWCNLDKSMITEPHFLHTQNHLQLLDLSNNNLPASMPNWLFTKKTTLVYLNLANNSLVGSLDLIGQPQTNLKQVNVSLNLVEGQLPANIGLMFPCLIILDVSRNTISGTIPPSLCNSSIQLMDLSNNRFIGKVPSCLFTDCYAMNILKLSNNTLGGKILDGASSFSGNMWAIHLGNNKFEGTLPRNLSGNVQIMDLHDNKMSGELDTSLWCLPSLEALSLANNGFTGDIRPEIGTLTNLMMLDLSNNYFTGRLPNCGTMVYLTFLSVSGNSLSGSPGAFFNSSYITALDLSHNQFTGNLEWAQHLSQVSVLLLSRNKFVGHISSNLCHLQHLSIVDISHNRLSGSVPPCIGGIPFEPIDPFENWPTAGSITYGGGEDGLDFVYTNNYDLPGFTFTTKGQPYTYGQNFFMSMSGIDLSANMLSGEIPEEMGNLSHIKSLNLSNNFLTGPIPAAFANMSEIESLDLSENRLNGLIPRQLTRLSSLEVFSVAYNNLSGCLPDSGQFGSFDIDCYRGNNNLQSCTSSSGHVAWNGTAGSVPDDSDPILYVVTAVSFVLAFWATITFVFCHSFGRRVILKL, encoded by the exons ATGGGCTGCTACTTGTTATGGAGATGTTTGTTCGTGGTCCTCTCTGTAGTTTGTCCCATGTTTCTGAGTTCTTCGGGCTGCTTGATGGAGGAGAGAGCAGCCCTCATGGATATTCGCTCTTGGCTTGTGAATGCAGAGTCCAAGGTTCCCAGTTCTTGGGGAGACGGTGGTGACTGCTGCTCGTGGGAAAGGATAACGTGCGACAATACCACACACCGAGTGTCTCATCTTAACCTTTTCCAAATCTACCAAGAAAACCTACAGTATAGCGAAGATGAATGTCCGAATCTTAACTTGACGATATTTTCTTCGTTTCGGGAGCTTCAACTACTGAATTTCTCTGGACACTACGCTTGTTTACAAAATTTCGAGG GTCTCCAAGGATTGAGTAAGCTCAAGTATCTCGACCTCAGTTACAACAGTTTTCAAGGTGGGGGTATCCCGGGATCTGTTGGCAAATTGGTTTCTCTAGAAGTCATAAATCTCAATGGAAACAACATAGGTGGGACTCTTCATAGTACAG ACTTCAGAAATCTCCGTAATCTGCGTGAATTGCATTTGGGATCCAGTCAATTGAGGGGTAGCCTCCCAGCATCCATATTTGCACTTCCACGCCTTGAGTACCTGGATCTTTCATACAACCTCTTTGAAGGACATATACCTATAAACTTATCTCGGAACTTGCGCTTGCGAGAATTGTATTTGACTTTCAATAGATTGAGTGGAGGCCTCCCAGCATCCTTATTTGCACTTCCACGGCTTGAGTACTTGGATCTTTCAGAAAACCTATTTCAAGGGCATATTCTTACAAACTCATCTTGGAACCTCCGAGAATTGCATTTGGGATCCAATCAATTGAGTGGTACCCTCCCAGCATCCGTATTTGCACTTTCATGCCTTGAGTACTTGGATCTTTCAGAAAACCTATTACAAGGGCATATACCTATAAACTCGTCTTGGAAGTGTACATCATCGCTTCATACTATCCGGTTATCTGAAAACAGGCTAAGCGGTCAATTTGATTTCTTCTGGCTGAGAAACTGTACCAAACTCAAAGAGATAGATCTGTCCAGGAATACTGATTTGGTCGTTCAAGTGAAAATGCATGGCTGGGTACCTAAATTTCAGTTGAATACACTAAGGCTCTCTTGGTGTAACCTTGATAAGAGCATGATTACCGAGCCACATTTCCTGCACACACAGAATCATCTGCAGCTTCTCGATTTGTCCAACAATAATTTGCCGGCGAGCATGCCCAACTGGCTGTTCACAAAGAAAACCACACTAGTTTACCTGAATCTTGCAAATAACTCACTAGTTGGATCACTAGATCTGATAGGGCAACCCCAAACTAATCTTAAACAGGTGAATGTATCACTGAACCTAGTTGAAGGACAGCTGCCAGCCAACATTGGTTTGATGTTTCCTTGTCTGATAATTCTTGATGTTTCGCGCAATACTATTTCTGGAACAATACCACCATCGTTGTGCAACAGCAGCATACAACTTATGGACCTATCAAATAACAGATTTATAGGAAAAGTACCATCTTGCTTGTTCACTGATTGTTATGCAATGAATATATTGAAGCTCTCAAACAATACACTTGGTGGCAAGATACTTGATGGGGCTAGTAGCTTCTCTGGTAACATGTGGGCAATACACCTAGGCAACAACAAATTTGAAGGGACTCTCCCAAGAAATCTGTCTGGTAATGTCCAAATCATGGATTTACATGATAACAAGATGTCAGGAGAACTGGACACTTCATTATGGTGCCTTCCTTCACTGGAAGCTTTGAGCCTTGCTAATAATGGTTTCACTGGTGACATTCGTCCAGAAATTGGCACATTAACAAATCTTATGATGTTAGACCTGTCAAACAACTACTTTACAGGACGTCTCCCAAACTGCGGCACTATGGTATACCTCACGTTTCTGAGTGTATCGGGGAATTCCCTGTCAGGCTCCCCGGGTGCCTTTTTCAACAGCTCCTACATTACAGCTTTAGATCTCAGCCATAATCAGTTCACAGGCAACCTTGAGTGGGCACAACATCTTTCTCAAGTCAGTGTACTTTTGTTAAGCAGGAATAAGTTTGTGGGACATATCTCTTCAAATCTCTGTCATCTCCAACACCTGAGTATAGTTGACATCTCCCACAATAGACTTTCGGGTTCCGTACCACCATGTATTGGTGGCATTCCATTTGAACCCATTGATCCTTTCGAAAATTGGCCCACAGCTGGTAGTATTACTTATGGAGGAGGGGAAGATGGTTTGGACTTTGTTTATACCAATAATTATGACCTCCCAGGCTTCACCTTCACAACTAAAGGGCAACCATACACATATGGACAAAACTTCTTCATGTCGATGTCTGGCATTGACTTGTCTGCAAACATGCTGTCAGGTGAGATTCCGGAGGAGATGGGGAATTTGAGCCATATCAAGTCTCTCAATTTGTCAAACAATTTCTTGACTGGACCGATTCCTGCAGCCTTTGCAAATATGAGCGAGATCGAAAGCTTAGACCTGTCTGAAAACAGGCTGAATGGATTGATACCACGGCAGTTGACACGGCTATCATCATTGGAGGTGTTCTCTGTGGCATACAACAACTTATCGGGATGTCTACCAGACTCTGGTCAATTTGGCTCATTTGATATTGATTGTTACAGAGGGAACAACAACCTTCAATCATGCACTTCCAGTTCAGGTCATGTGGCATGGAATGGTACTGCAGGAAGTGTGCCTGATGATTCTGACCCGATCCTCTACGTGGTCACCGCTGTTTCATTCGTCTTGGCATTTTGGGCCACTATCACTTTCGTATTCTGCCATTCATTTGGGCGGCGTGTTATTCTCAAACTATAG